In a single window of the Coffea eugenioides isolate CCC68of chromosome 3, Ceug_1.0, whole genome shotgun sequence genome:
- the LOC113764550 gene encoding MDIS1-interacting receptor like kinase 2-like isoform X1, translating into MGSFKIISIFVLVVLLVPSFHPRCGASASAEEAAALLKWKASFLSQNNSYLTSWNLQSGDAKNSSTLPCTWAGISCIDGSVNRLNLSDWSIKGSLYDFPFSSLPNLEDLDLSFNQIFGRIPKQIGNMSKLISLDFGANELSGKIPPEICNLRNLNHLGFPSNQLSGPIPPVIGNLSSLQFLYLYQNNLIGAIPKSLGNLTILIELDLTGNQFSGPLPELLCQSGILQNITVGENMLTGPIPKSLQNCSSLVRARFNGNHFQGNLSEMFGIYPVLDFIDLSNNKFYGKLSSNWGKCKMLKALIVAKNNIMGGIPPEIGNLTQLHKLDLSLNYLSGEIPRGVGKLASMIKLDLHGNQLTGGIPQELGMLMEFLDLSTNSLNGTLPELLGDLKHLFHMNLSNNVLSQKIPLQIGKLTQLSELDLSQNLFTGEIPSEFQNLQSLGTLDLSQNNLSGLIPKVLAELPGLLHINLSFNNLDGPIPSGRAFVNLTLEEVKGNKGLCGTITGLRACESSQLIKKHVKDKRKEFVLITALPLLGSFILLGAFFGVLQLSGRRKQNSGVQDTEVNKGGLFAICAYEGKALYKEIVRSTEEFSQTYCIGKGGCGSVYKAQLPSGEVVAVKRLHNIPNVAKDRSFLNEIRALTEIKHRNIVKLFGFCSNAQHSILVYEYLERGSLAKILSIEEEAKELDWQERLNIIKGVAHALSYMHHDCSPPIVHRDISSNNILLDPECEAHVSDFGTAKFLRRDSSNWSSLAGTYGYVAPEFAYTMKVNEKCDVYSFGVLTMEVIKGKHPGDLIANLMSSKLEEIELKVLLDKRLLYPNRQIEESLLSILKLARECLHVDPQCRPTMLIISRYLASY; encoded by the exons ATGGGTTCCTTCAAAATAATCTCCATATTCGTTCTTGTCGTCCTACTTGTCCCATCTTTTCACCCCAGATGTGGAGCTTCAGCTTCTGCTGAAGAGGCTGCTGCTCTTTTGAAATGGAAAGCCAGTTTTTTGAGCCAGAACAATAGCTATCTAACCTCATGGAACCTTCAATCAGGCGATGCCAAGAATTCTTCTACACTTCCTTGCACTTGGGCTGGTATTTCCTGCATTGATGGAAGTGTCAACAGGTTGAACCTCTCAGATTGGAGTATTAAAGGTAGCCTCTATGATTTCCCGTTCTCATCCCTCCCAAATCTTGAAGATCTTGATCTCAGCTTTAACCAGATCTTTGGCCGTATACCAAAACAAATAGGTAACATGTCGAAACTCATTTCTCTTGATTTCGGGGCTAATGAGCTGTCAGGCAAAATCCCGCCTGAAATTTGCAACTTGAGAAACTTGAATCATTTAGGTTTTCCAAGTAATCAACTTTCAGGTCCCATTCCTCCGGTGATAGGGAATTTGAGCTCACTTCAGTTTCTTTACTTATATCAAAATAATCTCATTGGTGCAATCCCAAAGTCACTAGGTAATTTGACCATATTGATTGAACTGGATCTCACCGGTAATCAGTTCTCCGGTCCATTGCCAGAACTATTATGTCAAAGTGGAATTCTCCAAAACATTACTGTAGGCGAGAACATGCTTACCGGTCCAATCCCTAAAAGCTTGCAGAACTGCTCAAGCTTAGTTAGGGCCCGTTTCAACGGTAACCATTTCCAAGGAAACTTATCAGAAATGTTTGGAATCTATCCAGTCCTGGATTTCATAGATCTCAGCAATAACAAATTCTATGGGAAACTCTCTAGCAACTGGGGTAAATGTAAAATGCTGAAAGCCCTTATAGTTGCAAAGAATAACATCATGGGTGGTATACCGCCAGAAATTGGAAATTTGACTCAACTACACAAACTTGATCTTTCTTTGAATTATTTATCAGGGGAGATACCGAGGGGAGTTGGGAAGTTAGCTTCCATGATTAAACTAGATTTGCATGGCAACCAGCTTACTGGGGGTATACCCCAAGAATTGGGAATGTTAATGGAATTTCTAGACCTGTCCACAAACTCCTTGAATGGAACTTTACCCGAACTTCTGGGAGATTTGAAACACTTGTTTCACATGAACTTGAGCAATAATGTTTTAAGTCAAAAGATTCCATTGCAGATTGGGAAGTTAACCCAACTTTCTGAACTGGATTTGAGTCAAAATCTATTCACAGGAGAGATACCATCTGAGTTTCAAAATTTGCAGAGTTTGGGGACATTGGATCTCTCCCAGAATAACCTCTCTGGTTTGATCCCAAAGGTTTTGGCAGAATTGCCTGGTTTATTGCACATTAATCTTTCTTTTAATAATTTGGACGGCCCAATTCCGAGTGGTAGAGCTTTTGTGAATCTAACCTTAGAAGAAGTAAAGGGAAATAAAGGTTTGTGTGGCACTATTACAGGGTTACGAGCTTGTGAAAGTTCCCAGTTGATTAAAAAGCATGTCAAGGATAAAAGGAAGGAATTTGTTCTCATAACTGCATTACCTCTTCTGGGATCATTCATACTTCTTGGTGCATTCTTCGGTGTTCTCCAATTGAGTGGTCGGAGAAAACAAAATTCAGGAGTGCAGGATACGGAGGTGAATAAGGGCGGTTTATTTGCCATATGTGCTTATGAAGGCAAAGCATTGTATAAAGAAATCGTGAGGTCTACAGAAGAGTTCAGTCAAACGTATTGCATTGGGAAAGGAGGTTGTGGAAGTGTTTACAAAGCACAGCTTCCATCAGGCGAGGTAGTAGCTGTAAAAAGACTTCACAACATACCTAACGTGGCAAAGGATAGAAGTTTCTTGAATGAGATCAGGGCCTTGACAGAAATCAAGCATCGAAACATTGTGAAACTCTTTGGCTTCTGCTCAAATGCTCAGCATTCAATTTTGGTTTATGAGTACCTCGAAAGGGGAAGCTTGGCCAAAATCTTGAGCATAGAAGAAGAAGCTAAGGAACTAGACTGGCAAGAGAGGTTGAATATCATCAAAGGCGTCGCTCATGCTTTATCTTACATGCATCATGATTGTTCACCACCAATTGTACACCGAGACATATCAAGCAACAACATTTTGCTTGATCCAGAATGCGAGGCTCATGTTTCAGATTTTGGCACTGCCAAGTTTCTCAGAAGAGACTCATCTAACTGGAGTTCTCTTGCAGGCACATATGGATATGTTGCACCAG AATTTGCCTACACAATGAAAGTTAACGAAAAGTGTGACGTTTATAGCTTTGGGGTCCTGACAATGGAAGTAATCAAAGGAAAGCATCCTGGCGACTTGATTGCTAATCTAATGTCTTCAAAGCTGGAAGAGATAGAATTAAAAGTCTTGCTAGACAAAAGACTTTTGTATCCCAATCGACAAATTGAAGAGAGTCTTCTATCCATTCTCAAACTAGCAAGAGAATGTCTACATGTTGATCCTCAATGCAGGCCAACAATGCTCATTATTTCCAG GTATCTTGCCTCCTATTAA
- the LOC113767110 gene encoding cellulose synthase-like protein G3 isoform X1 yields MYEQMKKRIENVVESGKVSEYITSEEEHEAFIKWNKEFTRQDHPAVIQVLLESCKDKDVTGFPMPNLIYVSREKSRTSPHQFKAGALNTLLRVSAVMTNGPIILIQDCDMISNDPRTPYNVLCYFMDASIRPKLAYVQFPQCFKGLNKNDIYSSEMKRWFHINPMGMDGLLGPDNMGPGCFFTRRAFFGGPSMSLFVQPELPQLSPDHEVNSSIKSKHILELADRLAGCNYEKGTNWGSKIGFRYGSLVEDYYTGYHLHSQGWISIFCQPKRPAFLGDIPITLLDVINQQIRWGVGLLEVAFSRYSPLTFGMQALGPLMSLCYANYAFNSIWSIPITTYSFLPQLILLNKIYIFPKVSDPWFILYAFLFLGAYGQDCLEFILAQGTLTRWWSEQRIWLIRGLTNELFGSLEYLIKIMGFTTQGFHVTSKLVDDEQSKRYDRGIFEFGVASPIFLPLATAAIINLAALLHGTMQILKGGNFDESFVQLFISGFGMVNCLPVFEAMVLRTDKGRMPIKTTLISIISALCLYIVASFILKI; encoded by the exons ATGTACGAGCAGATGAAGAAAAGAATAGAAAATGTGGTCGAGAGTGGAAAGGTTTCTGAATACATTACAAGCGAGGAAGAGCATGAAGCTTTTATCAAATGGAATAAAGAATTCACTCGTCAGGATCATCCTGCAGTGATTCAG GTTTTGCTTGAAAGCTGCAAGGATAAAGATGTAACAGGCTTCCCAATGCCAAATCTCATATATGTGTCTAGAGAGAAAAGCAGGACTTCTCCACATCAATTTAAAGCTGGAGCCCTTAATACGCTG CTTCGTGTATCAGCTGTTATGACAAATGGTCCTATAATTCTAATCCAAGACTGCGACATGATCTCAAATGACCCCAGAACTCCATATAATGTCCTATGCTACTTCATGGATGCTTCAATTAGGCCAAAATTGGCCTATGTTCAATTTCCTCAATGTTTCAAAGGCCTAAACAAGAATGACATCTATTCATCCGAGATGAAACGTTGGTTTCACATCAACCCAATGGGGATGGATGGATTATTAGGCCCTGATAATATGGGGCCTGGATGCTTTTTCACGAGAAGAGCTTTCTTTGGTGGTCCATCAATGTCATTATTTGTACAGCCAGAATTGCCCCAGCTGAGCCCTGATCATGAAGTCAATAGTTCTATTAAGTCTAAGCATATTTTGGAGCTGGCTGATCGTTTGGCAGGTTGCAATTATGAGAAAGGGACTAATTGGGGTTCTAAG ATTGGATTTAGATATGGTTCTTTGGTGGAAGACTATTACACTGGTTATCATCTTCATTCTCAAGGATGGATATCAATATTTTGCCAGCCAAAGAGGCCAGCATTTTTGGGAGATATACCAATTACCCTACTCGATGTAATAAACCAACAAATCCGGTGGGGTGTTGGCCTCCTTGAGGTTGCATTCTCCAGATACAGTCCATTAACTTTTGGCATGCAAGCTTTGGGGCCCTTGATGAGTCTTTGTTATGCAAATTATGCTTTTAATTCCATTTGGTCAATTCCGATCACCACATATTCCTTTCTTCCTCAGCTCATTCTTCTCAACAAAATCTATATATTTCCTAAG GTCTCCGATCCATGGTTTATCTTGTATGCTTTCCTATTTCTTGGTGCATATGGACAAGATTGCCTAGAATTTATATTAGCCCAAGGCACACTAACAAGGTGGTGGAGTGAACAGAGGATTTGGCTTATTAGAGGACTCACAAATGAATTGTTTGGAAGCCTTGAATACCTAATCAAAATCATGGGCTTCACCACACAGGGATTCCATGTCACAAGCAAACTAGTAGATGATGAACAAAGCAAAAGATATGATCGAGGGATTTTTGAGTTTGGTGTTGCCTCACCTATTTTTTTGCCTTTGGCAACAGCTGCAATCATCAATTTAGCTGCTCTGCTTCATGGTACCATGCAAATTTTGAAGGGAGGAAACTTTGATGAATCTTTTGTGCAGCTGTTTATTTCTGGTTTTGGTATGGTAAATTGCTTGCCAGTTTTTGAAGCCATGGTTCTGAGAACTGATAAAGGAAGGATGCCAATCAAGACTACACTCATTTCAATCATTTCAGCATTGTGCCTTTATATAGTAGCTTCTTTCATACTGAAGATTTGA
- the LOC113764550 gene encoding MDIS1-interacting receptor like kinase 2-like isoform X2, whose amino-acid sequence MGSFKIISIFVLVVLLVPSFHPRCGASASAEEAAALLKWKASFLSQNNSYLTSWNLQSGDAKNSSTLPCTWAGISCIDGSVNRLNLSDWSIKGSLYDFPFSSLPNLEDLDLSFNQIFGRIPKQIGNMSKLISLDFGANELSGKIPPEICNLRNLNHLGFPSNQLSGPIPPVIGNLSSLQFLYLYQNNLIGAIPKSLGNLTILIELDLTGNQFSGPLPELLCQSGILQNITVGENMLTGPIPKSLQNCSSLVRARFNGNHFQGNLSEMFGIYPVLDFIDLSNNKFYGKLSSNWGKCKMLKALIVAKNNIMGGIPPEIGNLTQLHKLDLSLNYLSGEIPRGVGKLASMIKLDLHGNQLTGGIPQELGMLMEFLDLSTNSLNGTLPELLGDLKHLFHMNLSNNVLSQKIPLQIGKLTQLSELDLSQNLFTGEIPSEFQNLQSLGTLDLSQNNLSGLIPKVLAELPGLLHINLSFNNLDGPIPSGRAFVNLTLEEVKGNKGLCGTITGLRACESSQLIKKHVKDKRKEFVLITALPLLGSFILLGAFFGVLQLSGRRKQNSGVQDTEVNKGGLFAICAYEGKALYKEIVRSTEEFSQTYCIGKGGCGSVYKAQLPSGEVVAVKRLHNIPNVAKDRSFLNEIRALTEIKHRNIVKLFGFCSNAQHSILVYEYLERGSLAKILSIEEEAKELDWQERLNIIKGVAHALSYMHHDCSPPIVHRDISSNNILLDPECEAHVSDFGTAKFLRRDSSNWSSLAGTYGYVAPEFAYTMKVNEKCDVYSFGVLTMEVIKGKHPGDLIANLMSSKLEEIELKVLLDKRLLYPNRQIEESLLSILKLARECLHVDPQCRPTMLIISRLISTC is encoded by the exons ATGGGTTCCTTCAAAATAATCTCCATATTCGTTCTTGTCGTCCTACTTGTCCCATCTTTTCACCCCAGATGTGGAGCTTCAGCTTCTGCTGAAGAGGCTGCTGCTCTTTTGAAATGGAAAGCCAGTTTTTTGAGCCAGAACAATAGCTATCTAACCTCATGGAACCTTCAATCAGGCGATGCCAAGAATTCTTCTACACTTCCTTGCACTTGGGCTGGTATTTCCTGCATTGATGGAAGTGTCAACAGGTTGAACCTCTCAGATTGGAGTATTAAAGGTAGCCTCTATGATTTCCCGTTCTCATCCCTCCCAAATCTTGAAGATCTTGATCTCAGCTTTAACCAGATCTTTGGCCGTATACCAAAACAAATAGGTAACATGTCGAAACTCATTTCTCTTGATTTCGGGGCTAATGAGCTGTCAGGCAAAATCCCGCCTGAAATTTGCAACTTGAGAAACTTGAATCATTTAGGTTTTCCAAGTAATCAACTTTCAGGTCCCATTCCTCCGGTGATAGGGAATTTGAGCTCACTTCAGTTTCTTTACTTATATCAAAATAATCTCATTGGTGCAATCCCAAAGTCACTAGGTAATTTGACCATATTGATTGAACTGGATCTCACCGGTAATCAGTTCTCCGGTCCATTGCCAGAACTATTATGTCAAAGTGGAATTCTCCAAAACATTACTGTAGGCGAGAACATGCTTACCGGTCCAATCCCTAAAAGCTTGCAGAACTGCTCAAGCTTAGTTAGGGCCCGTTTCAACGGTAACCATTTCCAAGGAAACTTATCAGAAATGTTTGGAATCTATCCAGTCCTGGATTTCATAGATCTCAGCAATAACAAATTCTATGGGAAACTCTCTAGCAACTGGGGTAAATGTAAAATGCTGAAAGCCCTTATAGTTGCAAAGAATAACATCATGGGTGGTATACCGCCAGAAATTGGAAATTTGACTCAACTACACAAACTTGATCTTTCTTTGAATTATTTATCAGGGGAGATACCGAGGGGAGTTGGGAAGTTAGCTTCCATGATTAAACTAGATTTGCATGGCAACCAGCTTACTGGGGGTATACCCCAAGAATTGGGAATGTTAATGGAATTTCTAGACCTGTCCACAAACTCCTTGAATGGAACTTTACCCGAACTTCTGGGAGATTTGAAACACTTGTTTCACATGAACTTGAGCAATAATGTTTTAAGTCAAAAGATTCCATTGCAGATTGGGAAGTTAACCCAACTTTCTGAACTGGATTTGAGTCAAAATCTATTCACAGGAGAGATACCATCTGAGTTTCAAAATTTGCAGAGTTTGGGGACATTGGATCTCTCCCAGAATAACCTCTCTGGTTTGATCCCAAAGGTTTTGGCAGAATTGCCTGGTTTATTGCACATTAATCTTTCTTTTAATAATTTGGACGGCCCAATTCCGAGTGGTAGAGCTTTTGTGAATCTAACCTTAGAAGAAGTAAAGGGAAATAAAGGTTTGTGTGGCACTATTACAGGGTTACGAGCTTGTGAAAGTTCCCAGTTGATTAAAAAGCATGTCAAGGATAAAAGGAAGGAATTTGTTCTCATAACTGCATTACCTCTTCTGGGATCATTCATACTTCTTGGTGCATTCTTCGGTGTTCTCCAATTGAGTGGTCGGAGAAAACAAAATTCAGGAGTGCAGGATACGGAGGTGAATAAGGGCGGTTTATTTGCCATATGTGCTTATGAAGGCAAAGCATTGTATAAAGAAATCGTGAGGTCTACAGAAGAGTTCAGTCAAACGTATTGCATTGGGAAAGGAGGTTGTGGAAGTGTTTACAAAGCACAGCTTCCATCAGGCGAGGTAGTAGCTGTAAAAAGACTTCACAACATACCTAACGTGGCAAAGGATAGAAGTTTCTTGAATGAGATCAGGGCCTTGACAGAAATCAAGCATCGAAACATTGTGAAACTCTTTGGCTTCTGCTCAAATGCTCAGCATTCAATTTTGGTTTATGAGTACCTCGAAAGGGGAAGCTTGGCCAAAATCTTGAGCATAGAAGAAGAAGCTAAGGAACTAGACTGGCAAGAGAGGTTGAATATCATCAAAGGCGTCGCTCATGCTTTATCTTACATGCATCATGATTGTTCACCACCAATTGTACACCGAGACATATCAAGCAACAACATTTTGCTTGATCCAGAATGCGAGGCTCATGTTTCAGATTTTGGCACTGCCAAGTTTCTCAGAAGAGACTCATCTAACTGGAGTTCTCTTGCAGGCACATATGGATATGTTGCACCAG AATTTGCCTACACAATGAAAGTTAACGAAAAGTGTGACGTTTATAGCTTTGGGGTCCTGACAATGGAAGTAATCAAAGGAAAGCATCCTGGCGACTTGATTGCTAATCTAATGTCTTCAAAGCTGGAAGAGATAGAATTAAAAGTCTTGCTAGACAAAAGACTTTTGTATCCCAATCGACAAATTGAAGAGAGTCTTCTATCCATTCTCAAACTAGCAAGAGAATGTCTACATGTTGATCCTCAATGCAGGCCAACAATGCTCATTATTTCCAGGTTGATATCTACATGTTGA
- the LOC113766208 gene encoding receptor-like protein 2, producing the protein MDQRGEQDGREGVGCDRNGQVNCIWLPSRNLEGTISTSIKSLSHLKELNFAHNKLSVRLPDGLFLSLNRLEILDFSYNRLSEEFQPFDHFPVSIKMVDLSSNGFSGVLHCSFLLQVWSLIGFNVSNNSFYGPLPTVIYNFLYSSITIVNFSFNYFNSSIPNGYGRCSKLKIPCAGFNSITGSLPDDIYQVSTLQELSLPGNGISDQRSNAQLDRDFAKPILLRFLNFLSGPLPRSVARLSRLASELIANRLVRASNELPVLLVQPMSRHLYLHNQLSRLPLGIYLNGHNLTGTILVSIGELHVLNLSHNNFTGSIPETVSHLISLEKLSFSDNSLFGEIPSSLKKLHFFQRGKQRSTAQYPLEVSLIHSQRKVLEGNPHLCGSDFQRPCSDPPNAPVQMQSSEHTENSEIRVTF; encoded by the exons ATGGACCAACGTGGGGAACAGGATGGCAG GGAGGGTGTTGGCTGTGATCGTAATGGTCAAGTGAATTGCATATGGTTGCCTTCAAGAAACCTTGAAGGAACAATCTCTACTTCAATTAAAAGCCTCAGCCATCTAAAAGAACTCAACTTTGCACATAATAAGTTATCTGTTCGTCTCCCTGATGGATTGTTTTTGTCACTGAATAGACTGGAAATTCTGGACTTCAGCTATAACCGGCTATCTGAAGAATTTCAGCCATTTGATCACTTTCCAGTTTCCATCAAAATGGTTGATCTCTCAAGCAACGGATTCAGCGGGGTACTTCATTGTTCATTCCTCCTGCAAGTATGGAGTTTGATTGGTTTTAATGTCAGCAACAACAGCTTCTATGGCCCTCTACCTACTGTCATCTACAACTTCCTCTACTCTTCAATTACTATTGTTAATTTTTCATTCAATTATTTTAATAGCTCTATTCCTAATGGTTATGGGAGATGCTCGAAATTGAAGATACCATGTGCAGGTTTCAATTCAATCACAGGATCTCTTCCTGATGATATATATCAGGTGTCAACTTTGCAAGAGTTATCCCTTCCAGGAAATGGAATATCAGATCAG AGGTCCAATGCTCAATTGGATAGGGACTTTGCCAAACCTATTTTACTTAGATTTCTGAACTTTCTCTCGGGTCCCCTACCAAGATCAGTTGCAAGATTGTCAAGACTAGCATCTGAGCTGATTGCTAATCGACTAGTCCGTGCATCCAATGAGTTGCCTGTGCTCCTTGTTCAGCCCATGAGCAGACACTTATATCTACATAATCAGCTTTCTAGATTGCCGCTGGGTATATATCTGAATGGACATAATCTCACTGGAACCATTCTTGTCAGTATTGGCGAATTGCACGTACTTAATCTCAGTCACAACAATTTCACAGGCAGCATTCCTGAAACAGTATCTCACCTGATTAGCTTGGAAAAGCTGAGCTTTTCTGATAACTCACTTTTTGGTGAAATTCCTTCGTCACTCAAGAAACTGCACTTCTTTCAGCGTGGCAAACAACGATCTACGGCTCAATACCCACTGGAGGTCAGCTTGATACATTCTCAAAGGAAAGTTTTGGAAGGGAATCCACATTTATGTGGTTCAGATTTTCAGCGCCCTTGCTCTGATCCACCAAATGCACCTGTACAAATGCAATCTTCAGAACATACGGAAAATTCAGAAATCAGAGTCACATTTTAG
- the LOC113767110 gene encoding cellulose synthase-like protein G3 isoform X2, with protein sequence MEPPLHSIRSMHRTIFNRIFAVIYSIALLLLLFHHALNLFSSTSILSFFISISMFISDLLLAFMWPTGQGFRICPVTREVFPENLEKTVDKKDFPDLDIFICTADPYKEPPVNVVNTALSVLAYDYPTEKLSVYVSDDGGSELTLFAFMEAAKFGTHWLPFCRENEVLDRCPEAYFRSKYTPNSETLHGEQKKLRIMYEQMKKRIENVVESGKVSEYITSEEEHEAFIKWNKEFTRQDHPAVIQVLLESCKDKDVTGFPMPNLIYVSREKSRTSPHQFKAGALNTLLRVSAVMTNGPIILIQDCDMISNDPRTPYNVLCYFMDASIRPKLAYVQFPQCFKGLNKNDIYSSEMKRWFHINPMGMDGLLGPDNMGPGCFFTRRAFFGGPSMSLFVQPELPQLSPDHEVNSSIKSKHILELADRLAGCNYEKGTNWGSKIGFRYGSLVEDYYTGYHLHSQGWISIFCQPKRPAFLGDIPITLLDVINQQIRWGVGLLEVAFSRYSPLTFGMQALGPLMSLCYANYAFNSIWSIPITTYSFLPQLILLNKIYIFPKVSDPWFILYAFLFLGAYGQDCLEFILAQGTLTRWWSEQRIWLIRGLTNELFGSLEYLIKIMGFTTQGFHVTSKLVDDEQSKRYDRGIFEFGVASPIFLPLATAAIINLAALLHGTMQILKGGNFDESFVQLFISGFGMVNCLPVFEAMVLRTDKGRMPIKTTLISIISALCLYIVASFILKI encoded by the exons ATGGAGCCTCCCCTTCACTCCATTAGATCCATGCATCGCACCATATTTAACCGTATCTTTGCTGTTATTTACTCTATTGCTCTTCTGTTACTACTATTTCATCATGCCCTCAATCTCTTCTCCTCCACTTCCATACTCTCTTTCTTCATATCCATTTCCATGTTCATCTCTGATCTTCTTCTGGCTTTCATGTGGCCCACGGGTCAGGGATTTCGAATATGTCCCGTTACTCGCGAAGTATTCCCAGAAAACCTTGAAAAAACTGTAGACAAGAAGGATTTTCCGGATTTAGACATCTTTATATGCACTGCTGATCCTTATAAAGAACCACCTGTTAATGTTGTTAACACAGCTTTGTCAGTTTTGGCTTATGATTATCCGACAGAGAAGCTTTCGGTTTATGTTTCTGATGATGGAGGCTCAGAGCTAACTCTCTTTGCTTTCATGGAAGCTGCTAAATTTGGAACCCATTGGTTACCTTTTTGCAGGGAGAACGAGGTCCTGGACAGGTGTCCGGAGGCATATTTTAGATCAAAGTATACCCCCAACTCTGAAACT TTACACGGTGAACAAAAGAAGTTACGC ATAATGTACGAGCAGATGAAGAAAAGAATAGAAAATGTGGTCGAGAGTGGAAAGGTTTCTGAATACATTACAAGCGAGGAAGAGCATGAAGCTTTTATCAAATGGAATAAAGAATTCACTCGTCAGGATCATCCTGCAGTGATTCAG GTTTTGCTTGAAAGCTGCAAGGATAAAGATGTAACAGGCTTCCCAATGCCAAATCTCATATATGTGTCTAGAGAGAAAAGCAGGACTTCTCCACATCAATTTAAAGCTGGAGCCCTTAATACGCTG CTTCGTGTATCAGCTGTTATGACAAATGGTCCTATAATTCTAATCCAAGACTGCGACATGATCTCAAATGACCCCAGAACTCCATATAATGTCCTATGCTACTTCATGGATGCTTCAATTAGGCCAAAATTGGCCTATGTTCAATTTCCTCAATGTTTCAAAGGCCTAAACAAGAATGACATCTATTCATCCGAGATGAAACGTTGGTTTCACATCAACCCAATGGGGATGGATGGATTATTAGGCCCTGATAATATGGGGCCTGGATGCTTTTTCACGAGAAGAGCTTTCTTTGGTGGTCCATCAATGTCATTATTTGTACAGCCAGAATTGCCCCAGCTGAGCCCTGATCATGAAGTCAATAGTTCTATTAAGTCTAAGCATATTTTGGAGCTGGCTGATCGTTTGGCAGGTTGCAATTATGAGAAAGGGACTAATTGGGGTTCTAAG ATTGGATTTAGATATGGTTCTTTGGTGGAAGACTATTACACTGGTTATCATCTTCATTCTCAAGGATGGATATCAATATTTTGCCAGCCAAAGAGGCCAGCATTTTTGGGAGATATACCAATTACCCTACTCGATGTAATAAACCAACAAATCCGGTGGGGTGTTGGCCTCCTTGAGGTTGCATTCTCCAGATACAGTCCATTAACTTTTGGCATGCAAGCTTTGGGGCCCTTGATGAGTCTTTGTTATGCAAATTATGCTTTTAATTCCATTTGGTCAATTCCGATCACCACATATTCCTTTCTTCCTCAGCTCATTCTTCTCAACAAAATCTATATATTTCCTAAG GTCTCCGATCCATGGTTTATCTTGTATGCTTTCCTATTTCTTGGTGCATATGGACAAGATTGCCTAGAATTTATATTAGCCCAAGGCACACTAACAAGGTGGTGGAGTGAACAGAGGATTTGGCTTATTAGAGGACTCACAAATGAATTGTTTGGAAGCCTTGAATACCTAATCAAAATCATGGGCTTCACCACACAGGGATTCCATGTCACAAGCAAACTAGTAGATGATGAACAAAGCAAAAGATATGATCGAGGGATTTTTGAGTTTGGTGTTGCCTCACCTATTTTTTTGCCTTTGGCAACAGCTGCAATCATCAATTTAGCTGCTCTGCTTCATGGTACCATGCAAATTTTGAAGGGAGGAAACTTTGATGAATCTTTTGTGCAGCTGTTTATTTCTGGTTTTGGTATGGTAAATTGCTTGCCAGTTTTTGAAGCCATGGTTCTGAGAACTGATAAAGGAAGGATGCCAATCAAGACTACACTCATTTCAATCATTTCAGCATTGTGCCTTTATATAGTAGCTTCTTTCATACTGAAGATTTGA